A stretch of the Kroppenstedtia eburnea genome encodes the following:
- the icmF gene encoding fused isobutyryl-CoA mutase/GTPase IcmF, whose protein sequence is MSTEVYRPRNPVRFVTAASLFDGHDAAINMFRRLLQASGAEVIHLGHDRSVDLIVDAAIQEDVQGIAVSSYQGGHMEFFKYMIDRLKEKGADHIRVFAGGGGVIVPREIRELEAYGVVKVFSPEDGRNLGLQGIINHMIKACDFPTVERESWEREAAEKGDHRAVARLITLAERDVLETSDGNTSGQRQSTPGKGEAFEQRVPVVGLTGTGGAGKSSLTDELVRRFLADFPDKKVAVLSIDPSKQKTGGGLLGDRIRMNSVHHPRVYMRSLATRKNRSELSGATQEALTVLKRSGFDLIILETSGIGQGDADVVDVSDLSVYVMTSEFGAPSQLEKIEMLDYADLVVINKFDRKGSKDALRDVKKQYRRNHGLFDAPDEEIPVYGTMASRFNDPGTNRFYRELMDRLREKMSLDWKSGWEPGADQQGDGHIIPPERSHYLRDISNTVRKYRQHVEEQSRLARKSHQLEGSLETLTEYGEAEEGVSERLQRVKGEVEARMDPDTKRFLAEWPKLKEAYRQDEYKVTIREREIRTPLYTETLSGTRIPKVSLPRFEDRGELVRWGMLENVPGRFPFTAGVFPFKRADEDPKRMFAGEGTPERTNRRFHYLSEGEPAKRLSTAFDSVTLYGRDPDERPDIYGKIGESGVSVCTLEDMKKLYAGFDLCAPNTSVSMTINGPAPILLAMFLNTAIDQQIDKFREQKGRDPEPEEQEEIRARALSTVRGTVQADILKEDQGQNTCIFSTEFALKMMGDIQEYFIANRVRNYYSVSISGYHIAEAGANPISQLAFTLANAFTYVEYYLSRGMDIDQFAPNLSFFFSNGLDAEYSVIGRVARRIWAVVMKKLYGAGERSQKLKYHIQTSGRSLHAQEIDFNDIRTTLQALMAIYDQCNSLHTNAYDEAITTPTEESVRRAMAIQMIITKELGLAKNENPLQGSFIIEELTDLVEEAVLSEFDRISDRGGVLGAMETQYQRGKIQEESLYYETKKHSGELPIIGVNTFLKEGEETEPEVELTRATPEEKQAQIQNLRKFQEAHREEAKAALHRLKQTARENGNLFAELMHTVRHASLGQITDALFAVGGEYRRNM, encoded by the coding sequence ATGTCAACAGAGGTGTATCGACCGCGAAATCCCGTCCGGTTTGTGACAGCGGCCAGTCTCTTTGACGGCCATGATGCCGCGATCAATATGTTCCGCAGGCTGCTGCAGGCGAGCGGTGCGGAAGTGATTCATCTGGGGCACGACCGGTCCGTCGACCTGATTGTCGATGCCGCCATCCAGGAAGATGTTCAGGGGATTGCCGTCTCCTCCTATCAGGGGGGGCACATGGAATTCTTCAAATATATGATCGACCGACTCAAGGAAAAAGGCGCCGATCACATCCGGGTGTTCGCAGGAGGAGGCGGGGTGATCGTTCCCCGGGAAATCCGCGAATTGGAAGCTTACGGCGTGGTCAAAGTGTTTTCTCCGGAAGACGGGCGAAACCTGGGATTGCAGGGGATCATCAACCATATGATCAAAGCCTGTGATTTTCCCACAGTGGAACGGGAGTCCTGGGAGCGGGAGGCCGCAGAGAAGGGGGATCACCGGGCGGTGGCTCGCCTGATCACTCTGGCTGAGCGGGATGTGTTGGAGACATCCGATGGAAACACTTCCGGGCAGCGGCAATCCACCCCCGGGAAAGGAGAAGCTTTTGAACAGCGAGTGCCCGTGGTCGGCCTCACCGGCACCGGCGGTGCCGGTAAGAGCTCCTTGACCGATGAGCTGGTGCGGCGGTTCCTGGCGGACTTCCCGGATAAAAAAGTGGCGGTCCTGTCCATCGACCCCTCCAAGCAGAAAACCGGCGGAGGGCTTCTCGGGGATCGGATCCGCATGAATTCCGTACACCATCCCCGGGTATACATGCGGAGTCTGGCCACCCGGAAAAACCGCTCGGAGCTCTCCGGAGCCACACAAGAAGCTCTGACTGTTTTGAAACGATCCGGCTTTGACCTCATTATTCTGGAGACCAGCGGAATCGGTCAGGGGGATGCCGATGTGGTCGATGTCAGCGACCTGTCCGTCTATGTGATGACCTCGGAATTCGGGGCCCCCTCCCAACTGGAGAAGATCGAGATGCTGGATTACGCCGATTTGGTCGTGATCAACAAATTTGACCGCAAAGGCTCCAAAGACGCTCTGCGGGACGTGAAAAAACAGTATCGGCGCAACCATGGACTCTTTGATGCCCCTGACGAGGAGATTCCCGTCTATGGTACGATGGCCAGCCGGTTCAACGATCCCGGCACCAACCGGTTTTACCGGGAGCTGATGGATCGGTTGAGGGAGAAGATGTCCTTGGATTGGAAGTCCGGTTGGGAGCCGGGCGCAGATCAGCAGGGAGACGGCCACATCATCCCGCCGGAACGAAGTCATTACCTGCGGGACATATCCAACACCGTCCGCAAATACCGGCAGCATGTGGAAGAGCAGAGCCGGTTGGCACGGAAGTCCCATCAGTTGGAGGGGAGCCTGGAAACCCTTACGGAGTACGGCGAGGCGGAGGAGGGAGTTTCGGAGAGATTGCAGCGGGTCAAAGGGGAAGTGGAAGCCCGGATGGACCCCGACACGAAACGTTTCCTCGCAGAGTGGCCCAAGCTGAAGGAAGCCTATCGGCAGGATGAGTATAAAGTGACCATCCGGGAGCGGGAGATCCGCACGCCTCTGTACACGGAAACCTTGTCCGGAACCCGCATTCCCAAAGTGTCCCTGCCCAGGTTTGAGGACCGGGGCGAGCTGGTGCGGTGGGGGATGCTGGAGAACGTACCGGGACGATTCCCCTTCACCGCGGGAGTCTTCCCCTTCAAACGGGCGGACGAAGATCCCAAGCGGATGTTTGCCGGCGAAGGGACCCCGGAGCGGACCAACCGCCGCTTCCACTACCTTTCCGAAGGGGAGCCGGCCAAGCGGTTGTCCACGGCCTTTGATTCGGTGACACTGTATGGACGGGACCCCGATGAACGGCCGGATATCTATGGCAAGATCGGGGAGAGCGGGGTCAGTGTCTGCACTCTGGAGGATATGAAAAAGCTGTATGCCGGTTTTGACCTGTGTGCTCCCAACACCAGTGTTTCCATGACGATCAACGGACCTGCCCCGATCCTTCTCGCCATGTTCCTCAATACGGCCATCGATCAGCAGATCGACAAGTTCCGGGAACAGAAGGGGAGGGACCCCGAACCGGAAGAACAGGAGGAGATCCGGGCCCGGGCCCTGTCCACAGTCCGGGGTACGGTGCAGGCGGATATCCTGAAAGAAGACCAAGGACAAAACACCTGTATCTTCTCCACCGAGTTTGCTCTGAAAATGATGGGGGACATCCAGGAATACTTTATTGCCAACCGGGTGCGCAACTATTATTCGGTCAGCATCAGCGGCTATCACATCGCCGAGGCGGGAGCCAATCCCATCTCCCAGCTGGCCTTCACCCTGGCCAACGCCTTCACCTATGTGGAGTATTATCTCTCCCGGGGCATGGACATCGATCAATTTGCCCCCAACCTCTCCTTCTTTTTCAGCAACGGGCTGGATGCGGAGTATTCCGTGATCGGCCGGGTGGCCCGCCGCATCTGGGCGGTGGTGATGAAAAAGCTGTATGGAGCCGGTGAACGGAGCCAAAAGTTGAAATATCACATCCAAACTTCCGGCCGCAGCCTGCACGCTCAGGAAATCGACTTCAATGATATCCGGACCACGCTCCAGGCTTTGATGGCCATCTATGACCAGTGCAATTCCCTCCACACCAACGCTTATGATGAAGCGATCACGACGCCGACGGAGGAATCGGTGCGACGGGCCATGGCCATCCAGATGATCATCACCAAGGAGCTGGGTCTCGCCAAGAACGAAAACCCGCTGCAAGGTTCCTTCATCATCGAGGAGCTGACGGATCTGGTGGAAGAGGCGGTATTGTCGGAATTTGACCGGATCAGCGATCGGGGAGGCGTCCTCGGGGCGATGGAAACCCAGTATCAACGGGGTAAGATCCAGGAGGAGTCCCTCTATTACGAGACCAAGAAACACTCCGGGGAACTGCCGATCATCGGGGTGAACACTTTCCTCAAAGAAGGGGAAGAGACGGAACCGGAAGTGGAGCTGACCCGGGCCACCCCCGAAGAAAAACAGGCCCAGATCCAAAACCTGCGCAAATTCCAGGAGGCTCATCGGGAAGAGGCGAAAGCGGCCCTCCACCGACTGAAGCAGACAGCCCGGGAGAATGGCAATCTGTTTGCGGAACTGATGCATACCGTTCGGCATGCCAGTCTGGGACAGATCACAGATGCCTTGTTTGCAGTCGGCGGTGAATACCGGCGCAATATGTAA